The Styela clava chromosome 3, kaStyClav1.hap1.2, whole genome shotgun sequence genome includes the window TTTAAATTACCATCCAGTAGATGCAATCACAGAGTAGCAAAATCACTCTGCCTCTACTCCAATTTGATGACTTGTAGTACAGACGCAGGGATGAATGAAGGATGCCATGACAATCTGCTTTATCCTGATGCCTCTGAAAATCTTTCTATTTCCATTAATACAACCATTccaaatacgcaaataaatttcAAACGAAATCCGCTTACCCAAGCTTCAAGATATTGCAAAACGATGACGTAGTACAGTCCCACTCAAGCGTAGTGAAGCGGCCGTGAGCGGACGGACCGTATTCAGTTAATTATGAACATTGCCTCCATGTGACACAACACGTAATCGTAAACAATGTGGTTCGTTGCACACGTTGTGCGTTGACGAGGTCTgaatgcgattttttttatgAGTGTTTCTTACATAAAATACGGTACCTAAGTCGTTGAAATTCTGCAAACTGCAAACAAAGTATGTCAGTGGTGGATTGCAACTATTATACTaatactctttccacttttagtttaGGACTCTTGATGATTTTCCTTGATCAAAGCTGTGTACcatacaaatacagaaatactgACTGAGATACAGATACAGCAGTAGACTATAGCGAGAGTAAATTGAAAAGCGTGTTCACTCACCTGAAAGCATTAAATAAATTCACATACACACACAACTCTGCAACTGCACAATTACATAGATAGGCTTGGCTCTAATAGGCTGTAATAAAAATTGAGATAAATTACTGTATATCTGtacatattgaaaaaaaaaatgaaaacttatTTTCCAcatattaatagttttatatAATGGTTGCCAAATTGGGTGCATGTAAGATTAAACGACGTAATTACTTCTATTTGGCATGGTATagccatttttgcatatgtctgtatgttattcctaaccacccaccacctgactacgtcatccaaagaTTACGACCTCACTATCATTTCAAAAGCTAGTAAGTATAGCTACGATTGCACAAAATGGCATCTTCGCCAACGATAACGAACTCAGTAACGGCAATGATCTCTCTCAGATTGAGATCGTTACGGCAAGAAAACAAGAGGAATTGCTCGCTCGATTTTGGGTGATCGTCTGTgagtcttggatgacagttctgCAGTCAGTATAGTTTGGATGGCCTTATTACATTAAGGTATTGTGCTGTCATAGTAGTCAGGTCTGCAGGTGGGGCTTAGGAATAACATATCtgcatatgcaaaaattgtagACCAACTAGAGATACTTACGTCGTGTTGTGAACATGCAGACATGGCCCCCAAATGACTATCGATTTTGTAATCAAGAGTGAACAGTAAACAggtaaataaaagtatttgttaaaaatatatcaccaagctgattataatatAAAGTTGCCAGACTTGGATATATGAAGTGTAAGTAGGTATAATAAATtgctattattattaataaggaaatattttgtactgaattcaatttttcaattcatactTTGCTATTGTAGTCCTCTAAATAAATCATTAAAACGTCTATAAAATGTCTTCACCTGAAAAATCGAATCCCGAACTTAAAGCTGGTCATGCTCCAGCTGTTAAAGCGGGCGGAATGCGGATTAAAGCTCCTCGAGCTCACGAAGAGAAGATTACAAAAGAGGAGGCAGAATCCCCTTGGGAAGGAGATGGACAGAAGCCTGCAGAAAGATCTGTTATTGTTTCAGGGGCCATGACTCATGGAGACAAAGATTTCACACCAGCATCTGTGAAAGTAGCGCATGAAAAGCCCATCCCTTCTCATCAAAAACCACCACCAAAGCAGCAAAACATGATCATCCAGCAACCTCGCTGAGATAATGAGTTGTCATCGGAGCATTGCTTTTCTGCAAATAAAACTTTTGTTGCAATAGCAGAACAGTTATTATTTTTGGTAGATAGTGGTGGAGGTGAAGGATATATTTGATTTAGTCGTAGTTGATATTTTATCGTATTATTTCATAATAACATAGTACAGTGTATGTTTAAGCAAAATTTAAGATCAAAACAAAATTGGTGCGTCAGTTTCTGAATAATTGGACATTCCTAgaagaatattcaaaatttgttttgggtATTTACATGTGCTGTTTTgatgatatttgaattttaacaCATGTGATTCTTATATTCTTGAGCTCGATTTTTGGAAATCTCAAATGATAATTATTTCCTGTAAAAATGAGTAAATGAAAATAgataaatctttttattttatcgatTAAAAATCTcatgattttattgaaacaaatttaaagGTTATTTAAACTTATCACCAGCAGCAAATACACCAACGAACTGGCCATTATTGCAGCGGCCAATACGGTAAATTAAATGCTACTTCAACTGTCTTATATAATCTTTGTAATATGTTGTATCTATCATAGGTAGGGTAATATTTGAGTTATGGtggttttatttgtttttgccAAATTTTTGAATCATGTTTGTTGTGAATTattctgttttgtttttatgttcaTGTCCAGTTCTTTGAGATCATTAAATAGTTGCTCAGTTTTTTCAACTGGATTTTAATTGTGCGCAAAGAAAATGGCCGTATCTAAATACATACTCTTAGTGAAAAATTTGATCTGAAATATCGAATGTGTTTAAAGGAGATCGTGTGTATAGACCAACCCCATTGCAATATAAGGATTATGATGTGCAGTAACAGTTATACCAGAAAAATGTAGTTACTTCCactggttattttttttttgtaatatgaagGTTTTATGCcaaaaatattcacatttcctgaatttgtaaaatgaaaaattttcatatagAATATAACCATTATTTTAACCATTTGAAACATCCCCAGTTCTGcgatttattaaaatatatttgcaatGAGTTCctgtgttgttttatttttgatcttCTACTGCCAATTACTGTCATATTGAAAGATGGGATAAATTAACTCATCTGAAACTTTCAAATTTGAAACTTATCATTTTTCTTTGTGTATTATCTGGGCCTGTCATATTAAAAATGGCACTATTTGCtagttttttgacagttttgcttattttaaaatgaaaaagttcTAAACTCGTATTACTGCTTTCTATTTCATTATAATCATGGTGAAATTGCTCCGAtggtttattttaaattttagcgttattttaagaaaaaaatatcatgGATAACAGATTAATTCCGCCATCACATTTTGATCCAAATGAAAAAGATTCATTGGAAAATACTCCATCTGTGTCTGCTCAACAAGATGATTTCACTTTGTCATCAACATCGGTAAATTCAAACAGACAATCTGGAATTTCTGGAGAGAATTTTCAACTTCGTCCACCTCATGACTTTTCATCACCTACAACAAAACCGATGTCTAATATACCTCCTTTTATACAAGTTGGAAAACGTCTTGATCCATCGAAGAATGCGCAAAGCTTTATTCCTGGTATGTTATGGATTCAACAATAATGTGATTCATATTATAATTAGGTTTATTATTTCTTAGGAAATTGAAAGTGACCTAGTTCATGTCTGTCCGAAAACAAATGATGTAAAAAGCTGTACTTTTGTTGTAGAAATATATTATTACATCGAATTATGAATAGCTATACTTTAGACGAATTGTATTCAACTTTCATGGTAGTTGGATAATTGCATAGCATTTCAGTATTACATTTTCACAATGTTCATCGAATTTTTCTTCATAATTCAGGACATTATCAAACGCCTCCTCAAATATTACGTAATCAAGGATTTTCAATGTTGCCATCTCAAAGTGAATCCATGCAGATTCCACAACAGCTTTCTTCTGAGAAATACTCTGAACTTCTAAGATTACAGGCTGAAAATGAAGCTCTGAAATCAGTACTACAATGCAAGAAATCAAGAATTACTGAGAAGGTAGTATTTTATTTAATCTTCATATTCTCAAAGTATGTGCCGAATTTTATCATCGGGCCCTATTAAAACCTCTTATTTAAATGGCATCAATAGCATGCCGTAGTTAGCAAGTTTAAGCAGCATCTGGTGTCTGCTTGTTTCCTGATGAAGTGGAATTCAACCTAATACTTTTATTAACAGTTGGTCAGTTAACTAGGTCATTGAGGTTAACTATTACCAAACTATTGCATGTATAgtctttattaaaatttttacaaaatcaaaattgtttatatCATGATAGCATTAGCTAACATTATGGTACTAAGTATATTGCGATTCctgcaatattgaaaataaggTGGTTAAATAGATTTCTGTTGattattcagtaaaatattaaGCTCTTACAGTTTTATTATGAATTGTTGTtagaactttattttttttcatcaaaggAAAACACTGCACCAGGAAGCTGTGATAATAATGCCCATCAAGCAGTGATTGAGCATCAAACTCAACATATTTCAAGACTTCAGAAAGACATAGATAATCAGAAAGAAATCATAGCTAAAAGGTATTAAATCATTACATCaggttattttgaaaataaaacactCGTATTCCAAGCACTTTAGTTTTATTTGATTGCAACATTACTATGGCTTATGAATTATGATATAATAAGCGTTTTGCCCAGattgccatcgcacctctgattaccctgcatgggttcgaaACCAGTGGAATATGATTGCTGTACTTCTCATCATTGCAGGTCTGTTTGCGTAACTGCTGGTTAGTtaggcttcctccaccatagTGTCCCATGAATCTCAAACAAATAATTGGTTAACTATTCTCACACCTAACATGTCTTGGTAATTGGATGAGGAGTGTGATTAGCCATATGATAAAAtctcatcgactttcctctcccccgggttAGATATGAACAATCAATATTATTAGGTCAATATTTTTCTATGTACAGAGATAGTGAGTTATCCCAATACCAAGTTGCAATCACAACTAAAGATAAAGAAAACAAGGAATTACAAAGCTCTATGGAATTATTGGAATCGCAAATagagagaaaaaatgaaaaagagaCAAATTATCATGAGGAGATTGAAAGTTTGCAAACAACCGTCAAAGAATTGAAAGCAGAAAAGGACAAAATGTCAAAAAGGTATTATTATACAATGAGTTTATTTTTCTGAATAGTGTGTTTcacagtaaaaatattttagaattcaGATACTCAAAATCATGGTTTTCTTGTAATAAAGGCTAATCctgaaacttttcttcaaattgAGTAAAgggaataatatttgaaatgaatagcAATGAAGACTGATGCACTCATTATTATCGTAGGTTGTTCATTGCTGCATAAAAGCTGAAGTGGGAGTGATGGCCTAACGGTTTGGCATTAGACATAAATCGTGTTGGAATTTCAGGTTCAAATCTAATCTACCAGTCTTATCAAACAAAAAAGATTCCAAAAATTGTGCCTCATATATAGCTAGATATCTGTGGCTGGTTGAACTGGGCTTATTCAGGGTGATAGTTGCGAATGAGTGTTGTGTTGTATAACAAAAATCACCTAACTATATTTTTTAGTCACTCCACTGAGATTGAGTCATTGAGACAAGAATTTGATGAGGCGGAACAAATGAATGCATCTAATTCAACCAGTAAATTTGAAGAATTATCAAGGAAATATGAGGCTGATAAACTTGTTCTGGAAAGGAAAATGGAAGAGTTGAAAGTTGAACATGTAAAAAAGGTATAAATATATCAAGAATGTTTAGTCCATTTAATCCTGCACATAATCAACTTGATTTGTTTATTATTCTGCTGTttatatgaaatttaaaaaaatgcataGGTTTGCTGAGAAACTATTCTGTGTCAGAAAATTCTTTAGAACAACCCTATATATGGCAATGTTCTATTTAGTTTGAAAATAACTGAAGAATACAAGCAGTTAATAGCATTTTAATCATCAACAAAAAGAATTGAAGATAAATTATTAGTAACACATTGCTGATATTTCAATTACCTGACTACTAGATTTTTTAATTATCTTTAATTTACTGTATTCTAAGTAAAACATCTAGCTGAATACTTTCGAACAAGCCACTTACCTGAAtatcttatttatttatagattgAGACAATTGAAAGCTGTCATCAAGATGAAATTACTCAACTAAATAGTAATCTTACTGAAAGAGTTAATTCTCACAATAACATTGTGGAAGCATTGAATCAAGATATAGAAAGATTGAAAAAAAGTTGTGAAGATATGAATATATctctgaaaaacaaaatatctgaaaatCAGGTTAGATAATAATATCTAAGTTGGGGAGTTATCAACTTGTGTGTTATGAATGCATTTATGTTTAAGTGTCTCTTATGTATTCATTATATGATGAGTAGATATGTTTATGttacaattattttgttttcgatTCTGAGGCTCtcattttttgtcaattttgttGTGATAGAAAAAAGTAGAATTTTTTAATACTTTGTGAACTACCGGTACTTTAAGagtcaataatattaatttaataaagtTCAATGACAACACTGGAGCCCTATGCCACACACACTTTAACTGATTAGCAACAAAAATTCTCTGCTGTGCTTATCTTTAAAAAGCATTATACTCTCAAACAGTTAGAACGTTTGTGAATAATGTTTAAATAAATACATGCTTTTTTTTCTATTCTATTTTGAAATATGACAATTGGCGCTATGTTGTTGTTGATGACTGTATTGTCAGAATACCCTTTTTCCTTCCTTATTGTATTAAGGGATTAACATTTATTTATCTTTGCTGAACAATATACTctctgtaaaacaaaaatattttattattagaagCTGGAAATTGACTTCAATAACCTTCAACATACTCTCGAAACATCTAAAAAAACTTGTGAGAAACATCAAGAAAAAGTCGATCAATTACAAGTGTACATTGGGCAGCAACAGTCGGAAGATTATGAGAGATCACAAtggaaaaatcataaaaaccAATACGAAAGTAACATTGTGGTAAACATCTgaattttttgttcatttttaagaAATAGTATATCAGATTATTCGAACTTGTGTTCGCTTATTTGTACAAGGTAAATGGTGATGCAGTCGCAATCATTTTTCTGATGCAACAGATCAGAGGTgtacaacattttttttgtcGGCGGGCCAtaaaaccaacttcagacatctagctgagTCACACAATAAATTTAAGTTTTGCATGTAcacaatgaattaaaaaaattcccaCAATGAAAAAGATATTGCTTAGCCTTACAATAATATAGTCACTCACCGTAAAAACTGTGTGGTAAAACTGTGAAAGATTTACCGCagtgacaagagcaaaaaaaattatggatTTTTACACATGGGTGCACCTTTTTAAACATGAACTTTCAGATTAGGGAAAattgttgacaagggccacacttgGCAAGCTGGGTGATGGGCCGCGGGCTGCCTGTTgaacacccctgctttaaaacTGTGGTTATCGAGTTTTCATAATTTGTAGCCCCCCTTCCTATGACTCAACACACTTGCGACTCTCTGCTCTTCAATAAAAAAGAATTGTATCTAATGATTTCGATCAGTGATTTTGATTACCACATTAAGATCAAAACGCCAGCAAACCAATGTAAAAGGAATAAATGCATTGCGGCCAAATAATGAATAAATCGCagttaatttttgtttaaattattaTGGCCATTGCGAATGGTAGAGAACCACCTTGTGACTGAAGGGAAGTCAAGGGCTCATTCGGAGAAACCTTGGCTTAAAGAGTAGTGAACTATTATTAATTTGTCTAGTACTCGTTTGTGAAAGAAGATGAAGatgttattgataaaaaaatttaaactttttgATTTTAAGGCTCTTCAAAGTGAAAAAGAATCATTGAATAAAACATTAGAACTGCAGAATGTTAGACTTCAATCGATAACTAAAATTTTGACAACTCAAGAAGAAGCAATTCAAGCCAATGCGAAGTCCTTTTCATCTGGAAATATTAAGTAATGTTGAACCtattgaaattatatgaaaaagcGCCCCTGTGTACCAGTATGGccgtaactaattttgtttgcctaatttacatcaagttgtaaaaagggactgaaacttatgggcaggtggaatatttacttggctaacacagacagtacttgaactcgtaatagaactgaaatgaggaaaatcggaataaaattatggccgaaccctaaactggtacacacactatgagaatatcgaaaaaaaaatgtcgAAACCATTTATATACATGCACTGTAGTGTTTAAAAGAGATATATCATTTGTGCAAATATCTCACCCAAATATCAGCTGATTTTCATCAAAACACAACACTGGATTGTGTAAAAATATTGTGAGCGAGAGGGTCTGATGCTGATATGGGTAAACTACGACTTgcgggccaaattcggcccgtttgttaattcaatctggcccgccttatgctgccataaccaaactaaaaccaaattttgatgttttagcttaaaaaataactcaagaaatttgttgatattgcaATCAACAAATTCACAGTTTTGGCACGtggcctattgttttccacttttgcatttgtaacactgtaaatattgttcataaaatataactttttatgtcacacc containing:
- the LOC120342221 gene encoding death-associated protein 1 homolog — translated: MSSPEKSNPELKAGHAPAVKAGGMRIKAPRAHEEKITKEEAESPWEGDGQKPAERSVIVSGAMTHGDKDFTPASVKVAHEKPIPSHQKPPPKQQNMIIQQPR
- the LOC120342220 gene encoding uncharacterized protein LOC120342220, whose protein sequence is MDNRLIPPSHFDPNEKDSLENTPSVSAQQDDFTLSSTSVNSNRQSGISGENFQLRPPHDFSSPTTKPMSNIPPFIQVGKRLDPSKNAQSFIPGHYQTPPQILRNQGFSMLPSQSESMQIPQQLSSEKYSELLRLQAENEALKSVLQCKKSRITEKENTAPGSCDNNAHQAVIEHQTQHISRLQKDIDNQKEIIAKRDSELSQYQVAITTKDKENKELQSSMELLESQIERKNEKETNYHEEIESLQTTVKELKAEKDKMSKSHSTEIESLRQEFDEAEQMNASNSTSKFEELSRKYEADKLVLERKMEELKVEHVKKIETIESCHQDEITQLNSNLTERVNSHNNIVEALNQDIERLKKSCEDMNISLKNKISENQKLEIDFNNLQHTLETSKKTCEKHQEKVDQLQVYIGQQQSEDYERSQWKNHKNQYESNIVALQSEKESLNKTLELQNVRLQSITKILTTQEEAIQANAKSFSSGNIKGNPEHVVIRRWREKVFELMVQLKSNEISTKNIQNKYTLAEKDLEEKLGEEQRVSVILENQLCECKAQLEMQERENSSLSGSNHHLTEKLKETEQSIAQLEESLVSMSENVAKSTGNLSQEFQTKFSSLSEKTIHLEQRIMFASNRLRTVQDLMLRKDNIWRAKLKQIREDHSKVTVDESVQKEEGILTQAERPDLVAEISQLTKERDTLSQRLSSDSASFEAAMTNFRQRESELEQNVTTLQHDVQQKSEEIAECKIQIESMEDRLKDYERIASDARDSEKAAKENCAEDIEKKLEEAWKTWDAEKRELEKRLEESQREHARTVVTSRQSERNAVREKKRAAENLQAVVEECRQETEKLQTRVKSLKMDNNLLMATLRQQGLSSTFKEARAQARKLDIDTSVNKPKLKSTDGTSIGKVVEPCTTSSATQSVPAKPASSNTDSTENVNDCTAEMLKDLVVMTENILDDSD